The Pseudomonas fluorescens genome segment GGTGACGATGCCCGACAGGGAAATGTAATAACCCATGTCCAGCGCTGCCTTGGCCATGTCCCAGTCTTCAGTGAAGCAATGCAGCACGCCGGCCTGGGGCAGCGCGGCTTCGCGCAACAGCTCAAGCGTGTCGGCGCGGGCGCCACGGGTATGGATGATCACTGGCTTGCCGGTCTGCCGGGCGGCCTGCAGGTGCAGACGGAACGATTCCTGCTGCAGCTGGGCGGCTTCCGGCTCGTAGTGGTAGTCCAGACCGGTTTCACCGATCGCCACCACTTTCGGGTGATTGAGCTCGTGCAGCAGCCAGTCCAGTGCCGGTGCCGCGCCGGGCTGCACATCCAGCGGATGCACGCCGACCGAACAATCGACGTCTTCATAGCGCTCGGCCAGCGCTTTGACATCGGCGGCGTTGTCGGCACTGACGCCGATGCACAGAAAGTGACCGACTCCGCGCTGACGAGCCGCATCCAGTGCGGCATCCAGAGAGCCGTCGTGGACGGCAAGGTCGAGGCGATCAAGGTGACAATGGGAATCTACGAGCATAAAAAGGACTGCAACTTACATCGTATGAGTGGGACGGTCGGACTTCAGGGCTCCGGCCAGATGGGTTTCGATGCGACTGCGGGCGGTGTTGTCGCCATCGTTGAATTGCACGCCGACGCCGGCCGCGCGATTGCCCTGGGCGCCTTTGGGGGTGATCCAGGCGACTTTGCCGGCCACCGGAATCTTTTCCGCTTCATCCATCAGATGCAACAGCATGAACAC includes the following:
- a CDS encoding TatD family hydrolase; its protein translation is MLVDSHCHLDRLDLAVHDGSLDAALDAARQRGVGHFLCIGVSADNAADVKALAERYEDVDCSVGVHPLDVQPGAAPALDWLLHELNHPKVVAIGETGLDYHYEPEAAQLQQESFRLHLQAARQTGKPVIIHTRGARADTLELLREAALPQAGVLHCFTEDWDMAKAALDMGYYISLSGIVTFRNADALRDVASKVPADRLLVETDSPYLAPIPYRGKPNLPQYVREVAEFLAMLRGENYERFAEQTTQNFKRLFPLAHVKA
- a CDS encoding PilZ domain-containing protein; the encoded protein is MNEPVSPGPRNGILSLTIKDKSVLYAAYMPFIRNGGLFIPTNKSYKLGDEVFMLLHLMDEAEKIPVAGKVAWITPKGAQGNRAAGVGVQFNDGDNTARSRIETHLAGALKSDRPTHTM